One region of uncultured Methanolobus sp. genomic DNA includes:
- a CDS encoding DUF6144 family protein encodes MNAWVKNLIGILDEDLDEAARIKIMEACGEDCPFTHLNDEKLLEIKNSSENESDFLQNLSQKWRVKFENGNVYVVFDKCYCPLVNENTEGVSKTLCYCTMGNLKKKFRIGLGRDVDVLMEKTVLAGDDECRFKVMV; translated from the coding sequence ATGAATGCCTGGGTTAAGAATTTGATTGGAATCCTGGACGAAGATCTGGATGAAGCAGCAAGGATTAAGATTATGGAAGCTTGCGGAGAGGATTGCCCTTTTACTCACCTCAATGATGAAAAGCTGCTTGAAATTAAAAACTCATCTGAAAACGAATCTGATTTTCTGCAAAACCTCTCACAAAAGTGGCGTGTAAAATTCGAAAATGGGAATGTCTATGTTGTTTTTGACAAATGCTACTGTCCGCTTGTTAATGAGAATACCGAAGGCGTTTCAAAGACACTCTGTTATTGTACAATGGGTAATCTGAAAAAGAAATTCAGGATCGGACTTGGCAGGGACGTGGATGTTCTGATGGAGAAAACTGTGCTTGCGGGGGATGATGAGTGCCGGTTTAAGGTTATGGTGTAA
- a CDS encoding potassium channel family protein, whose product MFPFFLTFIIYLRSLYKMLKQPEFRSFFVLVVLTLSFGTVVYHSVEGWRWIDSLYFSVITLTTIGYGDLAPATDAGKIFTILYVFTGIGILLGFITAAGEYFKKQHEEGISRGVPNFLWDSGDTLEEMEKDILENIKDDGEG is encoded by the coding sequence ATGTTTCCGTTTTTCCTGACGTTCATCATATATCTGCGCTCTCTCTACAAAATGCTCAAGCAGCCGGAATTCAGAAGTTTTTTTGTGCTTGTTGTATTGACACTGTCTTTTGGAACGGTTGTATATCATTCAGTAGAAGGCTGGAGATGGATTGATTCACTGTATTTCTCTGTGATCACCCTGACCACCATAGGTTACGGTGATCTTGCACCGGCTACCGATGCAGGGAAGATATTCACTATTCTTTACGTTTTCACAGGAATCGGAATACTGTTAGGTTTCATTACCGCCGCCGGAGAGTATTTCAAGAAACAGCATGAAGAAGGAATATCCCGTGGTGTACCTAATTTCCTGTGGGATTCCGGTGATACCCTGGAAGAGATGGAAAAGGATATTCTGGAGAATATTAAGGATGATGGAGAAGGGTGA
- a CDS encoding DUF1016 N-terminal domain-containing protein, translating to MERKVTTQKDNLETQLTPEYKSWIIELKQKFRQAQVKAAVKVNSTLLKFYWELGADIVEKQKDAVWGSAFLKHLSADLMEEFPDVKGFSKRNLERIRSWYLFYSDADEIATQAVSQMEQRSVFQSETFPFSQLFEIPWSHNLIIVSKCSSIEQALFYVHKTVENGWSRAVLTHQIEGQQSFDCFWNLSWLTVTDKQIN from the coding sequence ATGGAACGGAAAGTGACAACGCAAAAAGATAATCTTGAGACACAACTTACGCCAGAATACAAAAGCTGGATTATTGAACTGAAACAGAAGTTCAGGCAGGCTCAGGTAAAGGCAGCGGTGAAGGTAAATTCTACTCTTCTAAAATTCTATTGGGAGCTTGGGGCAGACATTGTAGAAAAGCAAAAAGATGCTGTATGGGGAAGTGCTTTTCTCAAACATCTGAGTGCAGACCTTATGGAAGAGTTTCCTGATGTAAAAGGTTTTTCAAAAAGAAATTTGGAACGAATAAGAAGTTGGTATCTATTTTATAGTGATGCAGATGAAATTGCGACACAGGCTGTGTCGCAAATGGAGCAACGATCTGTTTTTCAATCAGAAACATTTCCATTTTCACAGCTTTTTGAGATTCCCTGGAGTCACAATCTTATCATTGTCTCGAAGTGTTCTTCCATTGAACAAGCTCTCTTCTATGTTCATAAGACTGTAGAGAACGGTTGGAGTCGTGCAGTACTTACTCATCAGATAGAGGGACAACAATCCTTCGATTGCTTTTGGAACCTATCCTGGTTGACAGTTACAGACAAGCAGATAAATTAA
- a CDS encoding NAD-dependent epimerase/dehydratase family protein yields the protein MKKCLITGGAGLIGSHLAVYLLSKGYEITIIDDLSTGNIQNIPSSIKFIREPLENVNEDVFSDIDVVYHLASISGEAISLYAPTPCFQRNINASYNLILNSMKSDVKRIVFTSSMAVYGNKNSPPFDETDNCDPTDPYGLSKYTIEKLLQVYADSNNIEWTILRLHNVYGPNMNLHDPYRGVIGIFINRLLRGKAPVLYGNGNHLRAFTYIDDIIPYIAKAGFDENCNKEIINLGSGSKTRLLDLAKILCEMTDCTEEIMHFPSRLGEAEYAYTTTKKSEEILGFQDQTDLSKGLLYTLNWAKTQDIEQFKYDLMKLDFDLNCEIPLPWKNRLL from the coding sequence ATGAAAAAATGCCTCATTACTGGTGGAGCTGGTTTAATTGGTAGCCATCTTGCGGTTTACTTATTAAGTAAAGGCTATGAAATTACAATTATTGATGATTTGTCTACAGGGAATATTCAAAATATACCCTCTTCTATAAAGTTTATCAGAGAACCTCTTGAAAATGTAAATGAAGATGTATTCTCTGATATTGACGTGGTTTATCATTTGGCTTCTATTTCAGGAGAAGCTATAAGTCTTTATGCACCAACGCCATGCTTCCAACGTAATATAAATGCTTCATATAATTTGATATTAAACTCAATGAAGTCCGACGTAAAACGCATAGTGTTCACTTCAAGTATGGCAGTTTATGGAAACAAAAATTCCCCTCCTTTTGATGAAACTGATAATTGTGATCCAACTGATCCATACGGACTATCTAAATATACAATTGAAAAATTACTTCAGGTTTATGCAGATTCTAATAATATAGAGTGGACTATTTTAAGGCTTCATAATGTGTATGGGCCAAACATGAATCTTCATGATCCTTACAGAGGAGTTATTGGTATTTTCATTAATAGATTATTAAGAGGAAAAGCACCTGTATTATATGGTAATGGTAATCATTTAAGAGCCTTTACTTATATCGATGACATAATTCCATACATTGCTAAAGCAGGATTTGATGAAAATTGCAATAAAGAAATTATTAATCTTGGTAGCGGAAGTAAAACGCGATTATTGGATCTAGCAAAAATTCTATGTGAAATGACAGATTGCACAGAAGAAATAATGCATTTTCCATCACGTCTTGGCGAAGCAGAATACGCCTACACTACAACTAAAAAATCAGAGGAAATACTAGGATTTCAGGATCAAACAGACCTTAGTAAAGGTCTTCTATATACATTAAACTGGGCAAAAACACAAGATATTGAACAATTTAAGTATGATTTAATGAAACTTGATTTTGATTTAAACTGCGAGATTCCTTTGCCATGGAAAAATCGACTACTTTAA
- a CDS encoding transposase: MQPPLIPLNEDYKWKLLSEILNVFDSRATRQILSRRGILPLQKSIPAIKIVLLSMFFSSDISYVVREIEERESLRGFLKTNTVLTENQIYSTLSKYDPEEFIGFIIDTLNNACPKRKRGSRGIIIDSTDINLQLNWNAKKISKKSLEEKEYKWGHSTHRGFFIGMKLTLALDHSTLKPLAFLINEANVAEPKIYPMILSELKRKRITKAGDIIFADRGYYSYENYAISIKEFKVVPLIFPRKNCNFRKLFNMMAYPLNIFDSKRDTNAEISVYKRIIAKFKELISDWKNFRKVRSIIEDVFKLAKKAYSMENLHRYTKRSVQKYCSLAVLLVGMTVNIGIRKKKDLQVLAE; the protein is encoded by the coding sequence ATGCAACCCCCGCTTATACCACTAAACGAAGATTACAAATGGAAATTGTTATCTGAAATACTAAATGTTTTCGATTCAAGAGCAACCAGACAGATTCTTTCAAGGAGGGGCATTCTGCCCCTCCAAAAATCAATACCTGCCATAAAAATAGTTCTTCTGAGCATGTTCTTTTCAAGTGATATCTCCTATGTTGTAAGAGAGATCGAAGAAAGGGAAAGCTTGAGGGGATTTCTAAAAACAAATACAGTATTAACAGAAAACCAAATTTATTCAACTCTGAGCAAGTATGACCCTGAAGAATTCATTGGTTTTATCATTGACACTCTGAATAATGCATGCCCTAAGAGAAAAAGAGGCTCAAGAGGCATAATTATAGACAGTACTGATATAAACCTCCAACTTAACTGGAATGCAAAAAAAATAAGCAAGAAAAGTCTTGAAGAAAAAGAATACAAATGGGGCCATTCAACTCACAGAGGATTCTTCATAGGAATGAAACTGACTCTTGCTCTGGATCATTCCACACTCAAACCATTAGCATTTCTTATCAATGAAGCGAATGTAGCGGAACCTAAGATCTATCCTATGATTCTTTCAGAACTGAAGAGAAAAAGGATAACAAAAGCAGGAGACATTATATTTGCGGACAGAGGCTATTATTCCTATGAAAACTATGCGATCTCCATAAAAGAGTTCAAGGTTGTTCCACTGATATTTCCTCGCAAGAATTGTAATTTCAGGAAGCTCTTCAATATGATGGCATATCCTTTGAACATATTCGATTCAAAAAGGGATACTAATGCTGAAATTAGTGTTTATAAGAGAATCATTGCAAAGTTCAAGGAACTGATAAGTGACTGGAAAAACTTCAGAAAAGTAAGATCTATCATCGAAGATGTGTTCAAATTGGCGAAGAAAGCTTACTCTATGGAGAATTTGCATCGATATACGAAGAGATCTGTTCAAAAATACTGCTCTTTAGCTGTACTTTTAGTGGGGATGACTGTAAACATCGGCATTAGGAAAAAGAAGGACTTACAAGTCTTGGCTGAATGA
- a CDS encoding IS1 family transposase (programmed frameshift) — MNCPRCKSSDSTKNGIVGGRQRYRCSGCGYNYTVEKKSTAYPESVKKQALQLYLEGLGFRSIGRFLNVSHVTVQNWIKQFGSELEELKSQKEISVVELDEMHTYIGNKKTTAGLLLIENGKKFIDCSFGSRGTETGEKLWDKLKEKEIGEVMTDHWRAYAEFLPKEIHTQSKAETYTVEGYNSIFRHFLARLRRKSKCYTKSIEMLKYSIILLMKYRNNEISIFN, encoded by the exons ATGAATTGCCCAAGATGTAAAAGTTCCGATTCCACAAAGAATGGCATAGTTGGTGGACGTCAGCGTTACAGGTGCTCCGGGTGTGGATATAATTATACTGTCGAAAAGAAATCAACAGCATACCCTGAGTCTGTGAAAAAACAAGCTTTACAATTATACCTTGAAGGACTAGGATTTCGTTCAATTGGACGTTTTCTAAATGTTAGCCATGTTACCGTGCAAAACTGGATCAAGCAATTTGGCAGTGAATTAGAGGAATTAAAAAGTCAAAAAGAGATCTCTGTCGTAGAATTAGATGAGATGCACACATACATCGGGAATAAAAAAACTACTGCTGGATTGCTGTTGATAGAGA ATGGGAAAAAATTCATCGACTGCTCTTTTGGTAGTAGGGGAACAGAAACAGGCGAAAAACTCTGGGATAAGTTAAAGGAAAAAGAGATTGGAGAAGTGATGACTGATCACTGGAGAGCATATGCAGAGTTCCTTCCGAAGGAGATTCATACTCAATCAAAAGCAGAAACTTATACTGTTGAAGGGTACAACAGTATATTCAGGCATTTTCTGGCAAGGTTAAGAAGGAAGTCAAAGTGCTATACCAAAAGCATTGAAATGCTAAAGTATTCGATCATTCTTTTAATGAAATACAGGAATAACGAGATATCTATATTTAATTAA
- a CDS encoding TrlF family AAA-like ATPase, translating to MLYDQCLNFLGINPSDEFEKSTAETERISQNVVHDLVHLHKKLDDFQYSRGRYIVLPHVGRNGQDSILRRGFHEHYIKMPCVGGYVDKDISDESGYQNKINGGDVNYGNKSIAVISTSDNRFEDGRELGQYGSWIKWAKPTAEAIRQACLAKESRISQTNPELPQIYIKSIDVTNSKFLGSFNINLNKQYNALIGGRGTGKSTILEYLRWGLCDQPILDADYNELSAIENKRNSLIQNTLIDVNGEVRITVVKNGILHVVKRNSGSREIHLKIGEDDFQQVKEEDIRKLLPIQSYSQKQLSDVGIKTEELKRFIEQPIVSQLDAFNFQLNETNKKLKSSYNQLIRKKEIGLEISNLNLESQSVNTQINNIRKSLTGLSDAEQITIDQKSKYETEQIIIKKSMSELDVVKTKVNDLLLLLELYPEPVDKIDETENKQLIQNIAEEFDSKFVEIKTVSAALKNLFTPENLEKLTALLEEWKLKKKSFEDAYEIAMEKSQSSQQHLQEVKNIESRIGEINDVISNRQLLLKEIGDPGTDFSNHKQKWKEIHAEKALLLNEQATKFTDLSRDSIKAEVTNSINLQPFKKQLKNILEGSRFREERIDAIIEHIKDSSEPIKEYLSILEELRLLAEVKVSDENTLTIPETPILTSCGYNEGHKTKLCNQISTDSWLSLFANELHFNPKFYYITNNELGDIIPFAEASAGQQATSLLTVLLNQTGIPLLIDQPEDDIDNRAIGKIIENIWDAKKKRQLVFTSHNANLVVNGDAELVVCCDYKDSTNQTRGILREEGAIDQEAVRTQITSVMEGGEKAFRLRKDKYGF from the coding sequence ATGCTTTATGACCAATGCCTTAATTTTTTAGGAATTAATCCTAGTGATGAATTTGAAAAGTCTACAGCCGAAACTGAAAGAATCTCACAAAATGTTGTTCATGACCTAGTACATCTCCATAAAAAATTAGATGATTTTCAATATAGTCGTGGTCGCTATATTGTTTTACCTCATGTCGGGAGAAATGGACAAGATTCCATTTTACGACGAGGATTCCACGAGCATTACATAAAAATGCCTTGTGTTGGTGGCTATGTTGACAAAGACATTTCAGATGAATCTGGCTATCAAAATAAGATAAATGGTGGAGATGTTAACTATGGAAACAAATCTATTGCTGTTATTTCAACATCTGATAATCGTTTTGAAGATGGTCGGGAATTAGGACAATATGGATCATGGATAAAATGGGCAAAACCAACTGCTGAAGCTATAAGACAAGCTTGCTTAGCTAAAGAATCCAGAATATCACAGACAAATCCTGAGTTACCTCAAATTTATATAAAATCAATTGATGTGACAAATTCCAAATTTTTAGGGTCTTTCAATATAAACTTAAATAAACAGTATAATGCACTAATTGGTGGAAGAGGAACAGGTAAATCTACAATTCTAGAATACTTGAGATGGGGGTTATGTGACCAACCAATACTAGATGCTGATTACAATGAGTTATCTGCTATTGAAAATAAAAGGAATTCATTAATCCAAAACACTTTGATTGATGTAAATGGAGAAGTAAGAATTACAGTTGTAAAGAATGGGATTCTTCATGTTGTAAAGCGCAATTCTGGAAGCCGTGAAATTCATTTGAAAATTGGAGAAGACGACTTTCAACAAGTAAAAGAAGAAGATATCCGTAAGTTGCTTCCAATTCAATCATACAGCCAAAAGCAGTTAAGTGATGTTGGTATAAAGACCGAGGAACTGAAACGATTTATTGAGCAACCAATTGTAAGCCAATTAGATGCGTTTAACTTTCAACTAAACGAAACAAACAAAAAACTCAAAAGTTCATACAATCAGTTGATACGAAAAAAAGAAATTGGGCTGGAGATATCCAATTTAAATCTTGAATCCCAATCAGTTAATACACAAATTAACAATATAAGGAAATCTTTAACAGGACTCTCGGATGCTGAACAAATAACTATAGATCAAAAATCAAAGTATGAAACAGAGCAAATCATAATTAAAAAGTCAATGAGTGAATTGGATGTTGTTAAAACTAAGGTGAATGATCTTCTACTACTTCTAGAATTATATCCAGAGCCAGTAGACAAAATTGATGAAACTGAGAACAAACAGTTAATTCAAAATATTGCAGAAGAATTTGACTCAAAATTTGTCGAGATTAAAACAGTGAGTGCAGCATTAAAAAATCTATTTACTCCAGAAAATTTGGAAAAGCTGACTGCACTGCTAGAAGAATGGAAATTAAAGAAAAAATCATTTGAAGATGCTTATGAAATTGCGATGGAAAAATCCCAATCAAGTCAACAACATCTTCAAGAAGTTAAGAATATTGAATCTCGAATTGGAGAAATCAATGATGTAATTTCAAATCGACAATTGCTTCTGAAAGAAATTGGTGACCCTGGAACAGACTTTAGTAATCACAAACAAAAATGGAAAGAAATTCATGCTGAAAAGGCTTTACTACTAAATGAACAGGCTACTAAATTTACGGATTTATCAAGAGATTCAATAAAAGCCGAAGTGACAAATAGCATTAATCTCCAGCCATTCAAAAAACAACTAAAAAATATATTAGAAGGAAGTAGATTTAGAGAAGAAAGAATCGATGCAATAATAGAACATATCAAGGACTCAAGCGAACCAATTAAAGAATATCTTTCAATTTTGGAAGAATTAAGATTGTTAGCCGAAGTAAAAGTTTCAGATGAGAATACATTAACAATTCCTGAAACTCCAATTCTAACATCTTGCGGATATAACGAAGGACACAAAACAAAGCTGTGTAATCAAATTTCAACTGATTCTTGGCTAAGTTTATTTGCAAATGAATTACATTTTAATCCTAAATTTTATTATATAACAAACAATGAACTCGGAGATATAATTCCTTTTGCAGAAGCTTCTGCTGGACAACAAGCAACATCACTTCTTACAGTTCTCCTAAATCAAACAGGAATTCCGCTTCTTATAGATCAACCGGAAGACGATATTGACAATCGAGCAATTGGCAAAATCATAGAAAACATTTGGGATGCGAAGA